In the genome of Paenibacillus pabuli, the window TATTTGCGGTATGAAAGATGAACTTTGGAGAAGGCATCTGCTTGATTACGGAGTGGGATTCCGCTTATATTGGAGATGAACTTTTAAGAGAGTGTGGAGATTTCATTTCTAAAGAAGGAGCACATACTCGATGAATCGACGCCAACGTCAAAAAATGATTCCTTCCACCTGGATTATTGCCCTAAAACAGACCGAAACCCATAAATATTATGCCCTATATGCCATCGACTGGAAGCGCGGAGCGCGACTAAGCTGGGAAGGTTGGAATGGCATCGCAGACTTGCTGCAGTTTCATGTTCCAATCAAACGAAAAGCTGGCGGTACGAAATCCGCTTCCCAACCTGCCTCCAAGATTGCGAAAAAGGCTCTCCCTCTTCACCTGGATGAAACACAGTATAGGGAATTGGAGCAGCTCTTCTATCAGCCTTTTTCGAAGAAACAATGGAGAGCTTTTATTAAGGAGCATGCAAATAACCATATGTAGGTGAACCCTTATGCCATATACAACGAAGATTTCTATCACGCTCTGCCCGTAGCAATCTGTACCCTTGGAATTTCTGCGGGCTGAGCCTTTTCCCAAGGGAGCGTGATAATCCATGAAATCTCAGCAAAGAACTCAGGCCTATTACAGGCATCACAGAAGGCGTGTCATTCAACGTAAAACACAGCTTGCTATTCGGTACGGTTGGTCCTACAAGTTCGAAGGGATTTTTGCCAAAGGAAAGATACATTGTTCCTGCTGGTGGTGCTGCGAAAAGACAAAGCGGATCGGCTATCCTAAATCTGAGCTAATCAGAATAGCGGACTGCGATGAGCAACTTCTGAATTTAGATTTCTAAGAATGACTATTTAAAACAAGCGATTCCTTCACTTTGAGGATTCGCTTGTTTTCGCTTTCAAACTTTAAACAAAAAAGTCTTTCCCCATTCTTCATCATGAAGAATAGAGAAAGACTTTCGTGCTGCTTCAATCAACTGTGCAGTATCGCAACTAAATCTTCAGTTCTCCGAGCTTAATCAGCTCTACAACTGCTTGCGAACGACCCTTAACATTGAGTTTCTGCATCACATTCGAAATATGGTTACGCACCGTTTTCTCGCTGATGAATAACTGCCCTGCGATGTCACGCGTCGTTTTGTCCTGAACCAGTAATTCGAATACTTCGCGTTCACGGTGGGTCAACAGAAATTTGCTTTTATGATCGATACCCTTCAATGTTCACCCCTCCTTGCTCGGGTTGTGTTGGTGTAACAAGGTTAAGGGGATACAGTCAACTCATCTTATGTAAGATCAAGGGCGTTGGTTCAGTTTTATCAAAAAAATGGGCAGTCTTATGTGAGATCAAATGATGGAAAACTAAAGATGATGTATGATGAGATATCCATTAAAACAAGCGTGCCTTTGCTGCTGATGTAAACATCTGCGCAAAGGCACGCTTGTTCTTAGGATTATGAGTTACCGATGATTCAAGCGATTGATGCCATCGTGGTTAGTACGATTCATGATGCCATCATCAAGCACACCGTCACGGTGATTTCTGTTCAACGCATTCGTTGGGAAAATACGCTCAACCATCGATTGGAACGTGTTAATCATGCCGCTAACCGGTTTGCCATTACGAATATCTTTGGAATATGTTTCCACATGT includes:
- a CDS encoding helix-turn-helix domain-containing protein, coding for MKGIDHKSKFLLTHREREVFELLVQDKTTRDIAGQLFISEKTVRNHISNVMQKLNVKGRSQAVVELIKLGELKI